A part of Cryptococcus neoformans var. grubii H99 chromosome 6, complete sequence genomic DNA contains:
- a CDS encoding ATP synthase F1, gamma subunit: MLSRAARPAIALARTANQQQAGMATLKEIEQRLKSVRNIEKITKSMKVVASTKLTRAEKAMREAKKYGAANNELFKHTEAQSESEPKILYVGISSDGGLCGGIHSSISRYIKKEMAEQPGALAVVGDKPKAQLSRAMPQAFKVSFSAVGKDVPTFGEASAIADEIVKNGGEWDIVKIVSNKYLSAISYEAGTTTVISAKALQEAAGFQQYEMEEDVSKDLAEFALANAIYTALVEGHAAEISARRTAMENASNNALDMMGSLQLQYNRGRQAVITNELIDIITGASAL; encoded by the exons ATGCTCTCCCGCGCAGCCAGGCCAGCCATCGCCCTCGCAAGGACCGCcaaccagcagcaggcCGGTATGGCCACCCTCAAGGAGATTGAGCAGAG GTTGAAGTCTGTCAGGAACATTGAAAAGATCACCAAG TCTATGAAGGTCGTCGCTTCCACCAAGCTCACTCGTGCTGAGAAGGCTATGCGAGAGGCCAAGAAGTACGGTGCTGCCAACAACG AATTGTTCAAGCACACCGAGGCCCAATCCGAAAGCGAGCCCAAGATCCTCTACGTCGGTATCTCCTCTGACGGTGGTCTCTGTGGTGGTATCcactcttccatttctcgatacatcaagaaggaaatggccGAGCAGCCCGGTGCCCTCGCCGTCGTCGGTGACAAGCCCAAGGCTCAGCTCTCCCGTGCCATGCCCCAGGCCTTCAAGgtctccttctccgctgTCGGCAAGGACGTTCCCACTTTCGGCGAGGCTTCCGCCATCGCCGACGAGATTGTCAAGAACGGCGGCGAATGGGATATCGTCAAGATCGTCTCCAACAAATACCTCTCCGCCATCTCTTACGAAGCCGGTACCACCACCGTCATCTCTGCCAAGGCTCTCCAGGAGGCCGCTGGTTTCCAGCAGTacgagatggaggaggatgtctCCAAGGACCTTGCCGAGTTTGCTCTTGCCAACGCCATTTACACTGCTCTTGTCGAGGGTCACGCTGCGGAGATTAGCGCTAGGAGGACTGCCATGGAGAACGCTTCCAAC AACGCTCTTGACATGATGGGCTCCCTCCAGCTCCAGTACAACCGTGGTCGTCAAGCCGTCATTACCAACGAGCTTATCGACATTATCACT GGTGCCTCTGCTCTTTAA
- a CDS encoding peptidyl-prolyl cis-trans isomerase, translating to MVYKAIFFSEASRIATVVNDQDIMPEVKKDDKQDKKDDNPVNKDDKPLPNVFFKISINGKEVGKAVIKLYDDVVPKTCANFRSLCTGKKPDQTPLPPSFTYRSTPFHRIIPNFMIQSGDFERQDGTGGVSIYGEKFPDENFEKKHDKVGLVSMANCGAHTNGSQFFITTVEKCEWLDGKHVVFGEIVEGLEVVKKVESKGNKEGRPPKDKIIISACGAV from the exons ATGGTATATAAGgcaatttttttttccgaAGCGTCTAGAATTGCGACAGTCGTGAACGATCAAGACATCATGCCCGAAGTCAAGAAAGACGACAAACAAGACAAGAAAGACGACAATCCAGTCAACAAAGATGATAAACCCCTTCC TAATGTCTTTTTCAAAATATCTATCAATGGGAAAGAAGTGGGCAAGGCGGTGATCAAGTTGTATGACGATGTGGTCCCCAAGACTTGCGCCAATTTTAGGTCTTTGTGTACTGGCAAA AAACCAGACCAAACCCCACTCCCACCCTCATTCACTTACCGCTCCACCCCCTTCCACCGTATCATCCCCAACTTTATGATCCAATCCGGCGATTTCGAACGACAAGACGGTACGGGCGGGGTGAGCATCTATGGCGAGAAATTCCCGGATGAGAATTTTGAGAAAAAGCATGATAAAGTTGGATTGGTGAGTATGGCGAATTGTGGAGCCCATACGAATGGGAGCCAGTTTTTTATTACGACGGTGGAAAAGTGCGAGTGGTTGGA CGGGAAACACGTAGTGTTCGGGGAAATTGTCGAAGGCCTGGAAGTTGTGAAAAAGGTGGAATCAAAAGGGAACAAGGAAGGTAGACCTCCCAAGGACAAGATTATCATCTCTGCCTGCGGAGCTGTCTAA
- a CDS encoding cell cycle checkpoint control protein RAD9A → MDASIKGASDIKTFVRLLQCASKFGDDLHICIGEGLWEMSAVDSSKSAFCLFKLSKDFFYKWEKRVSGQIMCRILVKSVIAVLGKSAQMSTVQRIDLRIIDPSDELKSRLRKRRRGGREADGEEQKVFVDDGPAYPDDDEAVGGIEAKLIMRLVCDHGVIRKHSLHLGTSEFNRADVNPETTPSGFTISSRTLRDWLDHFSISMPTSGSNASGGLSQLGWMFAKDHVKIKSWEGPGNGNAGLSTEITVDTEEFEDYGLIETRYMDDGGTQQRENPEPRVDLTLPMKEFKATLVLAEQLSINLNMAFSEAGQPLTITNLENELEYIQLFCAIATRECYAFADTTLPRQDSSAHMRTAQIPKSRAATAQQPETSNAATPSSKQRREERSQRKGPSRLTLTAQPTDEEKLVTVYLPEILHTQKQLSQRTSDHIHPRAEGAASASPSSRRSSDQEPLFLPQSQDAGSPETLPPQSQRHATQSGVRMTQREVLEYAGLGDVNMDELGEELDFEEEEEVRASSQLDDRVKASGNSAHQETEDETGRRQDVYAHRSANTTGAEENDFAWDTTIDMGPLDGQARAQFDGGHVEAKAEHMEVEVVQKDDDLSMEEWDEEDTDGLEMTQLPEKSKYRPLFDD, encoded by the exons ATGGACGCCTCGATTAAAGGAGCATCAGATATCAAAA CATTCGTTCGTCTGCTGCAGTGTGCGTCAAAATTCGGAGATGATTTGCACATCTGCATCGGTGAAGGGCTA TGGGAAATGTCTGCAGTAGATTCATCGAAATCCGCCTTCTGTCTTTTCAAACTGAGTAAGGACTTCTTCTACAAATGGGAGAAAAGGGTTTCTGGACAAATAATGTGTCGCATATTAGTCAAG TCCGTCATAGCGGTCCTCGGTAAAAGCGCCCAAATGTCCACCGTTCAACGTATAGATCTTCGTATTATCGATCCTTCTGATGAACTCAAATCGCGGCTCAGAAAGCGCCGTAGAGGCGGTCGTGAAgctgatggagaagaacaaaaggtttttgtggatgatggacCCGCTTatccagatgatgatgaggcaGTAGGCGGTATCGAAGCAAAGCTAATCATGAGACTAGTCTGCGATCACG GGGTAATTCGCAAGCACTCTTTGCATCTCGGTACAAGCGAATTCAACCGAGCGGACGTTAATCCGGAGACGACCCCTTCAGGCTTCACCATATCCTCCCGCACTCTGCGTGACTGGCTCGACCATTTTTCCATCTCAATGCCTACTTCCGGCTCTAATGCTTCGGGGGGATTGAGCCAATTAGGCTGGATGTTTGCTAAGGATCATGTGAAAATAAAATCATGGGAAGGACCGGGAAACGGAAATGCGGGCCTTAGCACGGAGATCACGGTCGATACTGAAGAATTCGAAGATTACGGGCTAATTGAAACGCGATACATGGACGACGGAGGTACTCAACAAAGGGAAAATCCTGAGCCAAGAGTAGATTTGACCTTGCCTATGAAGGAGTTTAAA GCGACGCTAGTGCTCGCAGAGCAACTGTCTATTAATCTAAATATGGCATTCTCCGAAGCAGGTCAGCCTCTTACAATCACAAACCTGGAAAATGAGCTCGAATATATTCAGCTTTTCTGCGCTATCGCCACCCGCGAATGTTATGCTTTTGCAGATACCACATTACCACGCCAGGACTCTTCTGCCCACATGAGAACTGCACAAATACCAAAAAGTCGAGCAGCGACAGCACAGCAACCGGAAACGAGTAATGCCGCCACTCCCTCGTCTAAacaaagaagggaagagcgGAGTCAAAGAAAGGGGCCATCGCGTCTCACTTTAACGGCTCAACCAACAGACGAAGAAAAGCTGGTCACTGTCTACTTGCCAGAAATTCTCCATACTCAAAAGCAGCTCTCCCAACGCACTTCCGACCATATTCACCCACGTGCAGAAGGCGCTGCTTCGGCTTCGCCATCTTCCAGGCGCAGCAGCGATCAAGAACCTCTGTTCCTCCCCCAAAGTCAGGATGCTGGTTCTCCAGAAACCCTTCCACCACAAAGCCAAAGGCACGCAACCCAAAGTGGGGTGAGAATGACTCAACGGGAAGTTTTAGAATATGCAGGATTAGGAGATGTGAACATGGACGAGCTCGGGGAGGAGCTAGAttttgaggaagaggaagaggtgagggCTTCTTCTCAATTGGATGATCGAGTCAAAGCATCAGGGAATTCAGCGCATCAAGAAACAGAAGACGAAACTGGGAGACGTCAAGATGTCTACGCACACAGGTCAGCCAACACTACAGGCGCCGAGGAGAACGATTTTGCATGGGATACGACCATTGATATGGGTCCATTGGATGGTCAAGCTAGGGCGCAATTTGATGGAGGGCATGTCGAAGCAAAGGCCGAGCATATGGAGGTAGAAGTAGTGCAGAAGGATGACGATCTATCAATGGAGGagtgggatgaagaagatacAGACGGACTGGAAATGACCCAGTTACCTGAAAAGTCGAAA TATCGTCCTCTCTTCGATGACTGA
- a CDS encoding translation initiation factor 2 subunit 2 encodes MDPNVDLFAGMKKKKKKVAVADTEETPEPSPAPAPAPADETPAPVAAAPAPAPAAKPEAEAKVEAPVATPEPSTEKPAEDSGDLFADLKKKKKKKKDIPLDLESAEPSATVDGLDVPMKKKKSKKTTDFSKELEDLDAEQNQENADIEGDLGDDVFQKSGEGETSESGKEAWVVENREPTYPELLKRFFNLLHAHNPELAGEKRRYTIVPPQVAREGTKKTLFANITDICRRMRRQPEHVIQFLYSELGTTGSVDGAQRLVMKGRYTQKQIENVLRKYIVEYVTCKICKSPDTILDKENRLYFMTCESCGSRRSVSAIKTGFQAQIGKRIKAA; translated from the exons A TGGACCCCAATGTCGACCTGTTCGCtggaatgaagaagaagaagaagaaggttgcCGTTGCCGACACTGAAGAGACTCCCGAGCCATCCCCGGCCCCTGCCCCTGCTCCTGCCGATGAGACCCCTGCTCCTGTCGCCGCCGCCCCCGCTCCCGCTCCCGCCGCTAAGCCTGAGGCTGAGGCCAAGGTTGAGGCTCCGGTCGCCACCCCCGAACCTAGCACAGAGAAGCCTGCAGAGGACAGTGGCGACCTGTTTGCCGacttgaaaaagaagaagaagaagaagaaggatatcCCACTTGACCTC GAATCTGCCGAGCCCTCTGCCACTGTTGACGGTCTCGACGTgccgatgaagaagaaaaagtccAAGAAGACTACCGATTTTTCCAAAGAACTGGAAGACCTCGACGCTGAGCAGAATCAAGAAAATGCGGATATTGAGGGTGACCTCGGAGACGACGTGTTCCAAAAATCCGGCGAGGGAGAGACTAGCGAGTCGGGCAAGGAAGCGTGGGTTGTCGAGAACCGAGAGCCTACGTACCCCGAATTGCTTAAACGattcttcaacctcttACACGCCCACAATCCCGAACTTGCTGGTGAGAAGAGACGATACACCATCGTTCCCCCTCAAGTCGCTCGAGAAGGTACAAAGAAGACTCTTTTTGCCAACATTACCGATATCTGCAGGAGGATGCGAAGACAGCCGGAGCACGTTATTCAGTTCTTGTACTCTGAATTGGGTACGACCGGAAGTGTGGACGGTGCGCAGAGATTGGTGATGAAGGGAAGATATACACAAAAACAGATTGAGAACGTGTTGAGAAAGTATATCG TGGAGTACGTTACATGCAAGATTTGCAAGTCTCCCGACACTATTCTCGACAAGGAGAACCGACTGTACTTTATGACCTGCGAGTCTTGTGGATCTC GACGATCCGTGTCTGCGATCAAGACGGGTTTCCAGGCGCAAATTGGAAAGAGGATCAAGGCGGCATAA
- a CDS encoding 3-hydroxy acyl-CoA dehydratase, which yields MFPSDTKASLHSAFQSVLDSASPSILARLSLQLAAMPHVAAPSRQALEQERLHRHAQQPGSSLSPAPRLSPLRLYLLGYNILSALLWGHLLVLTLSFLLAPSRPPWHQLADRLSGSYDYHNLGWCTKWTQTLAVLEVVHAALGWVRSPLGTVASQVASRLWTVWGVVEAAPEITHGHPLFTTMLLAWSLTEVIRYSFYALSLLSVSAPFLNYLRYTTFIPLYPLGASSEAFLSFATLPALAPVVSRAVTNVMAQAPREIMKTKVGREVLWWSAKHGGGTAGAQKEWGWIEIVRAGLFLLWWPALYVLYTYMLKQRRKVLGKGKTVGGVSKAQ from the exons ATGTTCCCGTCCGACACAAAAGCGTCACTACACTCTGCATTCCAAAGCGTCCTTGACTCTGCATCCCCATCCATACTTGCCCGCCTCTCATTGCAGCT CGCCGCCATGCCCCACGTCGCTGCGCCCAGCCGCCAAGCCCTCGAGCAGGAGCGTCTCCACCGCCACGCCCAGCAGCCCGGCTCGTCGCTCTCCCCCGCGCCCCGCCTCTCCCCGCTCCGGCTCTACCTCCTCGGCTACAACATCCTCTCCGCCCTGCTCTGGGgccacctcctcgtcctcaccctctccttcctcctcgccccCTCCCGCCCCCCCTGGCACCAGCTCGCGGACCGCCTCAGCGGCTCATACGACTACCACAACCTCGGATGGTGCACCAAATGGACCCAGACCCTCGCCGTGCTCGAAGTCGTCCACGCCGCCCTCGGCTGGGTGCGCAGTCCGCTGGGCACCGTCGCCAGCCAGGTCGCCAGCCGGCTCTGGACCGTCTGGGGCGTCGTCGAGGCCGCGCCGGAGATT ACTCACGGCCACCCCCTGTTCACAACCATGCTCCTCGCCTGGTCCCTCACCGAAGTCATCCGCTACTCATTCTACGcgctctccctcctctccgtctccgcccccttcctcaactACCTCCGCTACACAACATTCATCCCGCTCTACCCGCTCGGCGCCTCGTCCGAGGCCTTTCTCTCGTTCGCGACCCTCCCTGCTTTGGCGCCCGTCGTCAGCAGGGCGGTGACGAACGTCATGGCCCAGGCGCCGAGGGAGATCATGAAGACTAAAGTGGGGAGAGAAGTGCTTTGGTGGTCTGCGAAACATGGAGGCGGCACGGCCGGTGCGCAGAAAGAGTGGGGCTGGATCGAGATTGTGCGAGCGGGACTGTTTCTCCTCTGGTGGCCCG CCCTTTATGTCCTCTACACCTACATGCTCAAACAGCGCCGAAAGGTTTTGGGTAAAGGCAAGACCGTAGGCGGGGTTAGCAAGGCGcaataa
- a CDS encoding plasma membrane protein, whose translation MDYTSVRTKHRAEHLARDAAAASHASYYAHPGLHIHTYLSKSKPAVVTQEGNVVGALNDPAQPLAQPPAPETRNEAPPTGAPTDPGEHVHNIPQVNANTEEARKVGTEGTREEEGGKEDAGAPSGLDKGALEVGGEAGGTKTSPGPTAEEVARHTHIIGDKANLAALGVPDGRPGMERHWSVSGKMQPHLQLMCGPLLAYYTVKDNIWQGAAMVVVRDEGSVLDPPPYLNLSFHPYTPPSAEQPTLHEPEIRLLPPATIGSQNIFTYASPEGNMSFHRFIIEIPLQKVQTAVRYRLNGGAEMDFIVPALGQNMRWAAHSCNGFSSGVNPDDFKGPYPSGYDPVWEDLLLKHQEKAFHCMVGGGDQIYCDAVTREPELQSWINAPTRKSKLGHPLTDEMRIAIDRFYFNHYCKIFRSNAFGRANSTIPMVNMLDDHDLIDGFGTYDDETQSAAVMSFVGSRGYFWFLLFQLFVCDAFDGVNPVPGTHAIKSLIIGDKNGPWIPFPSHSLLVYLGPKVTLLALDCRAERRLSEICRPESYAKAFNEVKKVQGIEQLVILLGVPIAYPRMSFLEHFLELKWNPVNILARHNALGLGSMVNKFNQASELLDDLNDHWCANTHKQERNWLVLECQELAKQLHARITFLSGDVHLAAVGCLFTKKKKGAEALKPEQDWRYMLNVITSAIVNTPPPGGAAKMVAMLGGHRHRTLHYKDTDEHMIPLFGKDTDGSTLSRKFVQPRRNYAIVEYTPQSELLFDIRVEKSQGAGETVSYPVTAPAPRW comes from the exons AT GGACTACACCTCTGTCCGAACCAAACACCGTGCAGAGCACCTCGCACGAGACGCTGCCGCGGCATCTCACGCCTCATATTACGCGCACCCAGGCCTGCACATCCACACATACCTCAGCAAGTCAAAACCTGCTGTGGTGACGCAGGAAGGTAATGTCGTCGGTGCACTCAACGATCCAGCTCAGCCTCTGGCCCAGCCTCCGGCGCCGGAAACGCGTAACGAGGCACCGCCCACAGGTGCCCCCACCGACCCAGGAGAGCATGTTCACAATATTCCACAAGTGAATGCCAACACCGAGGAAGCGCGAAAAGTTGGGACTGAAGGTACcagggaggaagaaggcggtaAGGAAGATGCCGGTGCCCCTAGTGGGCTTGATAAAGGCGCCTTGGAGGTTGGCGGTGAAGCAGGAGGGACAAAGACCTCTCCTGGCCCTACTGCTGAAGAGGTTGCGAGGCATACCCATATAATTGGTGATAAGGCTAATCTGGCGGCGCTTGGTGTTCCAGATGGCAGGCCGGGTATGGAGAGGCATTGGAGTGTGAGCGGGAAGATGCAGCCGCATTTGCAGTTGATGTGTGGACCTTTATTGGCGTATTACACTGTCAAGGATAACATCTGGCAAGGTGCTGCCATGGTG GTCGTCCGCGATGA AGGTTCTGTGCTTGATCCTCCGCCATACCTCAACCTTTCATTCCACCCTTACactcctccttctgctgAACAGCCTACCCTCCATGAGCCAGAGATACGGCTCCTTCCTCCGGCTACCATCGGCTCTCAGAACATATTCACCTACGCATCTCCAGAAGGTAACATGAGTTTCCACAGATTCATCATTGAGATTCCCCTGCAAAAGGTTCAGACGGCCGTCCGCTATAGGTTGAATGGAGGTGCCGAGATGGATTTCATTGTTCCTGCCTTGGGTCAGAACATGCGTTGGGCGGCCCACAGCTGTAATG GTTTCTCATCCGGTGTCAATCCTGACGACTTTAAGGGTCCTTACCCTTCAGGTTACGACCCTGTCTGGGAAGACTTGCTCCTAAAACACCAAGAAAAGGCTTTTCATTGTATGGTTGGAGGAGGGGATCAGATTTACTGTGATGCTGTGACAAGAGAGCCCGAGTTACAGA GCTGGATCAATGCGCCAACTAGGAAGAGCAAACTTGGCCACCCTTTGACTGATGAAATG AGAATAGCAATCGATAGATTCTA CTTCAACCACTATTGCAAGATTTTCAGGAGCAATGCCTTTGGTCGCGCCAATTCTACAATTCCTAT GGTGAACATGCTTGATGATCACGATCTGATCG ATGGTTTCGGAACATATGACGACGAAACGCAGAGTGCCGCAGTGATGTCGTTCGTGGGGAGCCGAGGCTACTTT TGGTTTCTCTTGTTCCAACTTTTCGTTTGTG ACGCGTTCGATGGTGTAAACCCAGTCCCCGGAACTCATGCCATCAAGTCTCTCATTATCGGGGACAAGAATGGTCCCTGgattcctttcccttctcaCTCCCTCCTCGTCTACCTCGGCCCCAAGGTCACCCTTCTGGCTCTTGATTGCCGTGCTGAACGCAGGTTATCTGAGATCTGTCGACCAGAGTCTTATGCCAAGGCCTTCAACGAAGTAAAGAAGGTGCAAGGGATTGAGCAGCTAGTCATCCTTCTGGGTGTGCCCATTG CCTACCCACGAATGTCTTTCCTGGAACACTTCCTCGAACTGAAATGGAACCCCGTCAACATCCTCGCGCGCCACAACGCCCTTGGTCTCGGCAGTATGGTCAACAAGTTCAACCAAGCATCCGAGCTTCTCGACGACTTGAACGACCACTGGTGCGCAAATACTCACAAACAGGAGCGGAATTGGCTAGTGCTTGAATGTCAAGAACTTGCCAAACAACTGCATGCGCGTATCACTTTTTTGAGTGGTGACGTTCACCTTGCGGCTGTTGGATGTTTATtcacaaagaagaagaagggtgccGAAGCGTTAAAACCGGAACAGGACTGGAGGTACATGTTGAACGTGATTACGAGTGCGATTGTCAAtacccctcctcctggaGGGGCGGCGAAGATGGTGGCCATGTTGGGCGGGCATAGACATAGGACTTTGC ATT ACAAGGACACAGATGAACACATGATACCCCTTTTCGGTAAAGATACCGATGGCTCAACGCTCAGCCGCAAA TTTGTTCAGCCTCGAAGAAATTATGCGATAGTAGAATACACCCCTCAGTCCGAGCTCCTCTTTGACATTCGGGTTGAGAAGAGTCAAGGCGCCGGTGAAACTGTCAGCTATCCCGTTACTGCGCCTGCGCCCAGGTGGTAA
- a CDS encoding peptidyl-prolyl cis-trans isomerase, variant, whose translation MVYKAIFFSEASRIATVVNDQDIMPEVKKDDKQDKKDDNPVNKDDKPLPNVFFKISINGKEVGKAVIKLYDDVVPKTCANFRSLCTGKKPDQTPLPPSFTYRSTPFHRIIPNFMIQSGDFERQDGTGGVSIYGEKFPDENFEKKHDKVGLRETRSVRGNCRRPGSCEKGGIKREQGR comes from the exons ATGGTATATAAGgcaatttttttttccgaAGCGTCTAGAATTGCGACAGTCGTGAACGATCAAGACATCATGCCCGAAGTCAAGAAAGACGACAAACAAGACAAGAAAGACGACAATCCAGTCAACAAAGATGATAAACCCCTTCC TAATGTCTTTTTCAAAATATCTATCAATGGGAAAGAAGTGGGCAAGGCGGTGATCAAGTTGTATGACGATGTGGTCCCCAAGACTTGCGCCAATTTTAGGTCTTTGTGTACTGGCAAA AAACCAGACCAAACCCCACTCCCACCCTCATTCACTTACCGCTCCACCCCCTTCCACCGTATCATCCCCAACTTTATGATCCAATCCGGCGATTTCGAACGACAAGACGGTACGGGCGGGGTGAGCATCTATGGCGAGAAATTCCCGGATGAGAATTTTGAGAAAAAGCATGATAAAGTTGGATTG CGGGAAACACGTAGTGTTCGGGGAAATTGTCGAAGGCCTGGAAGTTGTGAAAAAGGTGGAATCAAAAGGGAACAAGGAAGGTAG
- a CDS encoding vacuolar protein, with protein sequence MSLIRNCSGVVIRCFKHVEYFADWATGAAGPVFVFLCWLLIGSGGLLFFDVVARDLSFLSLLLLSPLLVLVPLNLYLQYYLVTHVPPGFPAPRASGPDGNMSWIVPDTKSIWAPERWGFKKMIKPLTGSGRPEGAAETGRRVRRCRKCDGPKPERTHHCSICKRCVLMMDHHCPWINNCVGLHNQRHFVLFMSWLSIGCWVAAVLGYHRFLDTFKYHSEWNSWTPKLGWTIIWVLAVAIGIAVPVLTLWHLYMVSNGETSIESHDNAYLASKAKSEGLIYLNPYDLGRRRNLQLFFNLGPGGYPATTLLFPFLIPPATNGWSFYRRPLPSHPLASIKELHAPELGEGLIARTNASSGRGLGLGLGLDVGGNVGSHAEDGLGGYVMGDDGSLTDDEEGGGGYMG encoded by the exons ATGTCGCTCATACGCAATTGCTCTGGCGTGGTCATCCGGTGCTTCAAACACGTTGAATACTTTGCCGATTGGGCAACAGGCGCTGCTGGCCCTGTTTTTGTCTTCTTATGTTGGCTTTTGATAGGCTCTGGGGGGCTTTTGTTCT TCGATGTTGTTGCTCGAGacctctcttttctttcccttcttctcctctcacctctcctcgtccttgtcCCTCTCAATCTCTACCTCCAATACTACCTCGTTACCCACGTTCCACCTGGATTCCCAGCACCTCGTGCATCGGGACCTGATGGAAATATGAGCTGGATCGTGCCTGATACCAAAAGTATATGGGCGCCGGAAAGGTGGGGgttcaagaagatgattaAGCCCTTAACCGGCAGCGGACGGCCCGAGGGGGCGGCAGAGACtggaaggagggtgagaCGATGTAGAAAGTGTGACGGACCTAAACCAGAG AGAACACACCACTGCTCGATATGTAAAAGGTGTGTTTTAATGATGGACCATCACTGCCCCTGGATAAACAATTGC GTTGGCCTACATAACCAACGACATTTCGTTTTGTTCAT GTCGTGGCTATCAATAGGATGTTGGGTTGCCGCAGTCCTCGGATATCATCGGTTCCTCGACACATTCAAATATCATTCCGAA TGGAACTCATGGACACCCAAGCTGGGATGGACCATCATTTGGGTCCTCGCAGTCGCCATAG GTATTGCTGTACCAGTTTTGACATTATGGCATCTATATATGGTGTCAAATGGGGAGACATCGATCGAGTCTCACGATAACGCCTACCTCGCATCAAAAGCAAAGTCCGAGGGTCTC ATCTATTTAAACCCCTATGATCTTGGAAGACGGCGTAATCTTCAATTGTTTTTTAACCTCGGTCCAGGGGGCTA CCCTGCTActactcttctctttcccttccttaTTCCCCCCGCCACAAACGGCTGGTCCTTCTATAGACGTCCTTTACCTTCCCACCCCTTAGCATCCATAAAAGAACTCCACGCCCCCGAACTTGGCGAAGGGCTTATCGCGCGCACCAACGCTTCGTCTGGACGTGGCTTGGGACTGGGTTTAGGATTGGATGTAGGCGGCAATGTCGGCAGTCATGCGGAGGATGGATTAGGAGGGTATGTTATGGGTGATGATGGGAGTCTAACagacgatgaggaagggggaggtGGGTATATGGGCTAA
- a CDS encoding translation machinery-associated protein 22: MASTVSGPSTKQAHPFYCAVCSLPTEYCEFGPSVSKCKAWLEEQDKNEYERVWGEGALASRIGTLSLDKQEKLEADAAKLEKKAAKKAEAEAKKKEQTKIVIKRSERTKRKHQTHIQNLELFGVDLKKAAKQFAGKFATGSSVSKTPQGEEEIVIQGDVGDEIVEMIRQQVGALKGVPVDQITRVEVKKKKEAEESVA, from the exons ATGGCTTCAACGGTTAGCGGCCCTTCCACCAAGCAGGCTCACCCCTTCTACTGCGCGGTTTGCAGTTTGCCTACCGAATACTGCGAGTTCGGACCATCAGTTTCAAAGTGCAAGGCATGGCTTGAAGAGCAGGACAAGAATGAGTACGAGAGGGTGTGGGGTGAAG GCGCTTTGGCGAGTCGAATTGGTACCCTTTCTTTGGACAAGCAGGAGAAGCTCGAAGCGGATGCGGCcaagttggagaagaaagctgcTAAGAAGGCTGAAGCGgaagccaagaagaaggaacagaCCAAG ATCGTCATCAAGCGCTCTGAACGCACAAAGCGCAAGCACCAGACACATATCCAAAACCTCGAATTATTTGGTGTTGATCTCAAAAAGGCTGCCAAACAGTTTGCAGGGAAATTTGCTACCGGTAGTAGCGTGAGCAAGACACCtcaaggagaggaggagattgttATTCAAGGTGATGTGGGAGATGAGATTGTGGAGATGATTAGACAACAGGTGGGGGCGTTGAAGGGTGTACCGGTGGATCAGATCACGAGG GTGgaagtcaagaagaagaaggaggctgaAGAGTCTGTGGCTTAG